The Deltaproteobacteria bacterium genome segment CGATCTCCTGGATCGTCTTGTCCCCGCGTAGCGCCTCCAGGGCCACCTTCGCCTTGAAGTCCCCGCTGAATCGTCGCCGTGTGCTCATCGCGTATCCCTCCCTCGGTCGGTGGAATACACCTTAGCAACCTGTCCGATTTTCCGGGACCACCTCAGTGTGCAGGGAATTCATGAACCGGCTTGCCTCTGACTCCCTTTGAACTCACTACGCCGCCAGAATTTTGAACTACCGCCGGCCCGGCCCTGTTTCGTTGCCGGCACCCAACGGCGTGTTATGGTGTTCCAATGCCGAAACCTCCTCAATCACCTCTGTTGGAATCCGTCTCCGGCCAATTCCGGGCATTCGCGAAAGAATGCCGCGACTCGTCCCCTCTGTACGAGCGGCTCGCCAAGAACATTAGGGACGATCCGGAAATTCTGGCGTTGGCCGCACATGCTCGACGGGGCGAGAGGGTGCCGAACCTGTGGTTCGCGGCTGTACAATTCCTTCTGCTGAACGGTACGCCGCACCCACTGGCCGGGTTCTACGAGGCCGGCCCCACTGCCGCGGGCAACCCCTACCCTCCGTTTCGCGATTTCTGTCTCGAACACGCCGAGAGGATCATCGAACTTATCGCGAACCACACGGTCCAGACCAACGAGGTAAATCGGTGTGCGCTGCTACTCCCCGCCTTCGTCCTCGTGTCCCGTGAGGCGAAGGGCCAGCCGCTGTACCTGCTGGAGATAGGCGCGGCTGCCGGTTTGATACTTCTTTGGGACCGCTACGGCTACGACTACGGAAACGGGCTTCTGTCCGGAGACCCGGCGTCGCCGGTGCAGATCAGATGCGAGATCCGGGGAACATCTGCTCCCGACGTTCCGGCAACGCTCCCAGCGGTGGAGTGTCGCATCGGGGTGGACCTGAACCCCATTGATGTCGACGACCGGGAGCAGACGCTGTGGCTTCGTTCGCTGGTCTGGCCGGAGGAGGGAGAGCGGGCACGGCTACTGGAGAACGCCATCACGGTGGCGCGACGAGACAAGCCCGACATGGTGGCAGGCGACGGCATTGTGCTGCTTCCGGAGTTGCTTGCGAGTGTGCCCGAGGAAGCAGCCCTGTGCATTATCCGCGTGTTCACCAACCTCCCGCCCGCGGCTCGTGACCAGTTTACCGCTTCGATTGCACAACACGGGGAGCGGCGGGACTTGTCGGTCGTCTCAACCAGAAGAGGTGCCCGCGAGGGAGAGTCCTTGTTAGCGCTGGTTTCCTACCGGAACGGGCTCAGGAGCGAAGCGGTGCTCGCGAACTGCGAGAACCACGGCAAGTGGCTGGAGTGGCTGAACTAGGGCGTTATGAGTGGCGTCGCGTTGACCACCGGACGGTCCCGTCGCCATCTCGACCAGTGCGCGCGTAGGTGTCCGCGTCCCTATCAAGGAACCGCACTTCCTCGCCGTTCGACAGAAAGACGAACGGCACCTCGAGTTGTCTCGCGTAGTGCCGGCCCTTGTCCTGCGCGGTGATGGGATCGATGCTCACGTTGCTGGAGCCGGTCTATGAGACGG includes the following:
- a CDS encoding DUF2332 domain-containing protein; the protein is MESVSGQFRAFAKECRDSSPLYERLAKNIRDDPEILALAAHARRGERVPNLWFAAVQFLLLNGTPHPLAGFYEAGPTAAGNPYPPFRDFCLEHAERIIELIANHTVQTNEVNRCALLLPAFVLVSREAKGQPLYLLEIGAAAGLILLWDRYGYDYGNGLLSGDPASPVQIRCEIRGTSAPDVPATLPAVECRIGVDLNPIDVDDREQTLWLRSLVWPEEGERARLLENAITVARRDKPDMVAGDGIVLLPELLASVPEEAALCIIRVFTNLPPAARDQFTASIAQHGERRDLSVVSTRRGAREGESLLALVSYRNGLRSEAVLANCENHGKWLEWLN